A genome region from Phaenicophaeus curvirostris isolate KB17595 chromosome 10, BPBGC_Pcur_1.0, whole genome shotgun sequence includes the following:
- the DUSP28 gene encoding dual specificity phosphatase 28, with protein sequence MGELCTGAAGPRPPMLQLFKVTTSLLISNVRAACDEDLLVREGVTFCINVTRQQPFPGLQHVQGIRIPVFDDPAEDLYRYFDQCSDAIEEAVKSGGKCLVYCKNGRSRSAAICTAYLMRHRKLPLKDAFETVKSARPVAEPNAGFWSQLQRYEEDLQIPKQSDQSAEQRT encoded by the exons ATGGGGGAGCTCTGCACAGGGGCAGCGGGGCCTCGACCGCCAATGCTTCAGCTCTTCAAGGTCACAACGTCACTTCTTATCAGTAACGTCAGGGCCGCCTGCGACGAGGACCTGCTCGTACGAGAGGGAGTCACCTTCTGCATTAATGTCACCAGGCAGCAGCCATTCCCTGGCCTCCAGCATGTCCAGGGTATACGCATCCCCGTGTTTGATGATCCGGCTGAAGACCTGTATCGGTATTTTGATCAATGCAGCGATGCTATTGAAGAGGCTGTGAAGAGTGGTGGGAAGTGCCTGGTTTACTGTAAGAATGGCCGCAGCAGATCAGCCGCAATCTGCACTGCTTATCTGATGAGGCATAGAAAGCTCCCACTCAAGGATGCCTTTGAG ACTGTGAAGAGTGCCAGACCAGTAGCAGAACCCAATGCAGGATTTTGGTCTCAGCTGCAGAGATATGAAGAAGATTTGCAGATACCAAAGCAGTCTGATCAATCTGCTGAGCAAAGGACTTAA
- the LOC138724685 gene encoding claudin-15-like isoform X2 → MTAALEIVGFLLCMGGWAIIGATLPNNYWKVSTVHGSVITTSTLFENLWKSCAEDSTGVSNCRDFDSMLALPAHIQACRALMIASILLGFIATVLSLLGLKCTNIGLSDEDAKMKFTVTGGFLFILGGLCSMVAVSWYAAMITAQFFDPLYAGTKYELGDALYLGWAGSVLYMLGGILLTCSCKGKKKQTYSTNKYAYSAGHQQRIYTKNSDTVLTNKEYV, encoded by the exons ATGACTGCCGCATTGGAAATTGTTGGGTTTCTTTTGTGCATGGGTGGGTGGGCAATTATTGGAGCTACTTTGCCGAATAATTACTGGAAAGTCTCCACTGTACATGGCAGTGTGATCACGACATCTACATTGTTTGAAAACCTGTGGAAGAGCTGTGCAGAAGACAGCACTGGAGTATCCAACTGCAGAGATTTTGACTCTATGCTTGCACTGCCTG cTCATATTCAGGCATGCCGTGCCTTGATGATTGCTTCCATTCTTTTGGGATTCATAGCTACAGTGCTCTCGCTGCTTGGTTTGAAGTGCACAAACATTGGATTGAGCGATGAGGATGCAAAAATGAAGTTTACTGTTACAGGAggatttctctttattttaggAG GTCTCTGCTCTATGGTGGCTGTTTCTTGGTATGCTGCGATGATTACTGCTCAGTTTTTTGACCCATTGTACGCTGGAACCAA GTATGAGCTAGGAGATGCTCTGTACTTAGGCTGGGCTGGATCTGTTCTTTATATGCTTGGTGGGATCCTACTGACCTGTTCatgcaaagggaagaaaaaacagacTTACAG TACCAACAAATATGCATACTCAGCAGGCCATCAGCAGCGCATTTACACCAAGAACTCTGATACAGTCCTAACCAACAAGGAGTATGTCTAA
- the LOC138724685 gene encoding claudin-15-like isoform X1 encodes MVAPSQHICTLLLPLAGFTTLLVTAMSNRWKISDTSAALVNSDWVSEGLWMDCAVTSSGSVQCKKFPHMLSSDTHIQACRALMIASILLGFIATVLSLLGLKCTNIGLSDEDAKMKFTVTGGFLFILGGLCSMVAVSWYAAMITAQFFDPLYAGTKYELGDALYLGWAGSVLYMLGGILLTCSCKGKKKQTYSTNKYAYSAGHQQRIYTKNSDTVLTNKEYV; translated from the exons ATGGTGGCACCTTCTCAACATATTTGTACCTTGTTGCTGCCTTTAGCTGGATTCACCACGTTACTTGTTACTGCCATGTCCAATAGATGGAAAATCTCAGACACCTCAGCAGCACTGGTTAATTCAGACTGGGTCTCTGAAGGTCTTTGGATGGACTGTGCAGTGACTTCTTCTGGATCAGTACAGTGCAAGAAATTTCCACACATGTTGAGTTCTGACA cTCATATTCAGGCATGCCGTGCCTTGATGATTGCTTCCATTCTTTTGGGATTCATAGCTACAGTGCTCTCGCTGCTTGGTTTGAAGTGCACAAACATTGGATTGAGCGATGAGGATGCAAAAATGAAGTTTACTGTTACAGGAggatttctctttattttaggAG GTCTCTGCTCTATGGTGGCTGTTTCTTGGTATGCTGCGATGATTACTGCTCAGTTTTTTGACCCATTGTACGCTGGAACCAA GTATGAGCTAGGAGATGCTCTGTACTTAGGCTGGGCTGGATCTGTTCTTTATATGCTTGGTGGGATCCTACTGACCTGTTCatgcaaagggaagaaaaaacagacTTACAG TACCAACAAATATGCATACTCAGCAGGCCATCAGCAGCGCATTTACACCAAGAACTCTGATACAGTCCTAACCAACAAGGAGTATGTCTAA
- the LOC138724685 gene encoding claudin-15-like isoform X3 codes for MSWLTLFGYTNSLSVITTSTLFENLWKSCAEDSTGVSNCRDFDSMLALPAHIQACRALMIASILLGFIATVLSLLGLKCTNIGLSDEDAKMKFTVTGGFLFILGGLCSMVAVSWYAAMITAQFFDPLYAGTKYELGDALYLGWAGSVLYMLGGILLTCSCKGKKKQTYSTNKYAYSAGHQQRIYTKNSDTVLTNKEYV; via the exons ATGAGTTGGTTAACCCTGTTTGGATACACAAACAGTTTAAG TGTGATCACGACATCTACATTGTTTGAAAACCTGTGGAAGAGCTGTGCAGAAGACAGCACTGGAGTATCCAACTGCAGAGATTTTGACTCTATGCTTGCACTGCCTG cTCATATTCAGGCATGCCGTGCCTTGATGATTGCTTCCATTCTTTTGGGATTCATAGCTACAGTGCTCTCGCTGCTTGGTTTGAAGTGCACAAACATTGGATTGAGCGATGAGGATGCAAAAATGAAGTTTACTGTTACAGGAggatttctctttattttaggAG GTCTCTGCTCTATGGTGGCTGTTTCTTGGTATGCTGCGATGATTACTGCTCAGTTTTTTGACCCATTGTACGCTGGAACCAA GTATGAGCTAGGAGATGCTCTGTACTTAGGCTGGGCTGGATCTGTTCTTTATATGCTTGGTGGGATCCTACTGACCTGTTCatgcaaagggaagaaaaaacagacTTACAG TACCAACAAATATGCATACTCAGCAGGCCATCAGCAGCGCATTTACACCAAGAACTCTGATACAGTCCTAACCAACAAGGAGTATGTCTAA